The genomic region CCACACTCTGCCCGGCGCTCAGCTGGCGCAGTTCGCGCGAAATGGCGTCCTCACCGGTGAAATCTTCCAGCGCGCCAATCGAAACGAGTTCGTCAATCGCCGAAGCACGCGCTTTCATCTCTTCGGTCTTGCTCTCAATGCGCTCAATCGCCATGGTGATGTCGGCCATCTCTTCGCCCAAGCCGGTCACCGCTTCGTTGATTTTCACCTGGGCTTCGGCGGCGCTGTACTGCGCCTTGATGGTTTCCTTGCGCGTGCGGAAGGCTTCAATCTTCGCTTCCAGGCGGGCTTCGGCGTCTTGCAGGCGTTGTTGCTCAGCGGCCAATTGCTGAATTTGCTGTTCCAGGTCGGCCAGTTGCATGGCGGCGGTTTGTTTGCGTTGCAATGCCAGGCGTGCCAGGTCTTCACGGCCAGCCGCCAGCGCCTGGCGAGCCTGGTCTTCCAGTTTGGTGATTTTTTCACGCAGTTTTTCGGCTTGCAGTTCCAAGCGGCGGCGCGATGTCACCACTTCCACCAGGCCGCGCTTGACGTTTTGCAGCAATTGCAGTTGCCGCTGATACGAGTAATCAAGCGTAGCGGCGGGGTCTTCGGCGCCTTCCAGAAGTTGGCTGATTTTGGCGCGGATAATCGTCATAAACTGCGACAACAGACCCATAATGCGTCTCCTTTCCTTCGGTTTGATACGTTTAGTGTGGCTTGGGTATGGGGCGAAAGGTGTGATGTGATGGAACCATGTTCATCATACAGGATTTTCGCCCTTTTTTCAATGCGCATACACAAACCCCATACGTACACGCCGCTGTCTGGTTGCGTCGCACCTGAACGCTGTTCTTGTGATTGCCATGCGTTTGCATTGCTGGTATCGTATTGATACCGCCATACCAACCGACACAAGGGAGTGTGCCATGCCAATCCTCTCAACTTTTTCGATTGTCGCCTACGACCCCGAAACTCAATCCTGGGGGGTGGCTGTGCAGTCCAAGTTTTTGGCGGCGGGTGCGGTGGTGCCCTATGCCGAAGCGGGAGCCGGCGCCGTGGCAACGCAATCGTACGCGAATTTGCGCTATGGTCCGCTGGGGTTGCACATGATGCGCCTGGGAATGAGCGCCGAGGAGACGATTGCGGCGCTGACGGCGGGCGACCCCGGACGGGCAAAACGCCAGGTGGGGGTGGTTGACCGCGAAGGACGCGCGGCGGCCTTCACCGGTGATGAATGCTACCCATGGGCGGGGCACCGCGTGGGCGACCATTTTGCCTGCCAAGGCAACATTTTGGCCGGTCCACAGGTGGTGGACGCCATGTTTGAAACGTTCCGCGATTCACGCTCCGAATTCCCCTTGCGGCTGATTGAAGCGTTGGCGGCGGGGCAAGCCATGGGGGGCGACCGCCGCGGGCAACAGGCGGCGGGGCTGCTGGTGGTGCGTGCCGGCGCGGGCTACGGCGGTTTCAACGATGTGGCGGTTGATTTGCGCGTGGACGACCACGAGCGCCCGATTGACCGCTTGCGCGAACTCTACGACTTGCATACGCTCTACTTTGGCGAATCTCCCGAATCGGAACAAGAGCCGTTGACCGAAGACCTCATCCGCGAGTTGGTGCGCATTGCCCAACGCGCCGGACATTACACCGGCGAGGTTGTCGGTACTTTGACGCGCGAAGTGCGCGAGGCGCTGGATGCGCTCATGGGCACCGAAAACCTGGAAATGCGCTGGCACCCCGACGAGAGGCGCATTGACCGCCCCGCGCTGGCGTTTTTGCGCAAGCGTTTCAAGCAAGAGTGATGCGTAGCGTTTGCCTCGGAGAAGGGCTATGCAACGAACATCGTTTCTTTCACACCTGGAATGCGGTTGGTGTGGCGCGACGTATGACGCCGACCGCTTGTGGAACCTCTGCCCAGCCTGTGAGCGCCCCTTGCTGGCACGCTACGACCTCGAAGCGGCGCGCCAAGCGTTCCCCCGCGAGGCGTTGCGCGGGCGTGAACCCACTTTGTGGCGCTACACCGAGATGTTGCCTGTGCGCGATCCCGCTTACCGTTTGACGTTGGGCGAAGGGTTTACGCCCTTGCTCCCCTTCAAGCGGTTGGGGGCGCGGCTTGGGCTGACTCACCTCTACGCCAAAGATGAAGGGCTGAACCCGACGGCTTCTTTCAAGGCGCGCGGCTTGTGCATGGCGGTTTCACGCGCCGCCGAACTGGGCGTCTCGCGGCTGGCCATTCCCACCGCCGGCAACGCTGGAAGCGCTCTTGCCGCCTATGCCGCGCGTGCGGGCATTCCGGCGCATGTGTTCGCCCCCGCCGACGTGCCGCCCGTCTTTGTGGCGGAGATGCGGGCGTTGGGCGCGGAAGTTACGCTGGTTGAGGGGCTGATTACGGATGCGGCGCGTTTTGTGCGCGAAGGCGTTGCCGCAGGACGCTGGTTTGATGTCTCCACACTCAAAGAACCCTACCGCGTTGAAGGCAAAAAGACGATGGGCTACGAACTGGCGGAACAATTCGGCTGGCGTTTGCCCGATGTCATCGTCTATCCGACCGGCGGCGGCACGGGGTTGGTGGGCATGTGGAAAGCCTTTGCCGAAATGGAAGCCCTGGGCTGGATTGACGACAAGCGCCCGCGCATGGTGAGTGTGCAGAGCGCCGGCTGTGCGCCGATTGTGCGCGCCTTTCAGCAGGGGGCTGACACGGCGGAGCCGTGGGAGAACGCGGCTACGATTGCCGATGGGCTGCGCGTACCGGCGGCTGTGGGGGATTTTCTCATTTTGCGCGCCATTCGCGAAAGCGGCGGCACGGCGGTGGCCGTTTCGGACGATGAGATTCGCGCTGCGCAACGCGAGATTGGCGCACAAGAAGGCGTTTTTGTCGCGCCCGAAGCCGCGGCAACGTGGGCGGCTGTTCAACACCTTGTGCGCGACGCCTGGATTGCCCCCGATGAGCGCGTGGTGCTCTTTTTGACGGGCAGCGGCTTGAAATACACCCACCTGGTGCAAGACGCATGAGCATGGTGAAAGGGGCGCTGGGGCGCATTCTGGTTGTGGCGGCGCTGGCGTTGCTGGTCTGGCCGCCTATGACGACGCCCTTGTTCCCACCGCCGACACCGCTCCCCGACGGCGCACTGGCGTTCGAGCAGGGGCGTTTGCTGACACGTGAGGGCTGGCTGGTGCTCGTGCTGGAGGGCGCGCCCTACGAGATGGGGGTTCAGCAAGGCGTGCTGCTGGGGGCGCGGTTGCGCGGGCTGCTGCAAGATGTGGTCTATCCGGCTCTGCTGGACGCCGGATGGGACGGGGCAACGCTTCTGCGTGTAGCGCGGGCTTCCTTTTCGGCATGGCCGGCTTGGGCGCAGGAAGAAGCCCGCGGCGTAGCGGCTGGGGCGGGTATTGCCTTGCACGATGTTGTTCTGCTGAATGCGTGGCCGTTCATGTTGATTGACCCGCCCGCGTTGCACGCCGACCTGGCGCGCTGGTCGCCGCCTTTCCGCGTGGATGCGGAGATGGCTTTGGCGGCGCGCCCTCTGCCCGAACCGCCTGCTCCCTGGCCGACGCGCCCACTGGTTTCCCCTGTGCAAGCGCCTTTGGCGGGGGTGCTCTGGGCGGCGGGGGGCGAGGTGAACGCGACCCGTGAATGGCTGGCGGGGGGGTATCTCTCTGCACCGCCGTCTGCGCCCTATGGGCTTGTCGTCGTCCGTCGTCCGCCGGCGGGGCGCGCCAGCCTGGGGGTGGCGTTGCCCGGCTGGGTGGGGGTGCAGGTGGGCATGCAGGATGGCGGGTTGACCATTGGGTGGGCGCCCTTGCCGACGCAAGACCGTGCCGTGGCGGGCGCACCGCCGCAGGTTCTCGTGCAGGCGGCGCTCTCCGCTGCACACACGCACGAAGATGTCCCCGAAATCGTTTTGGGAACGCCCCGACTGGTGGGCGGCGACCTGCTGGCGGTGGATGCCGAGGGTGCGCTGCGCGTGCTCTTTTCGGGGCGCATGTTTGCCGTCGAGACGGCCGATGCGATGCTTGTGGCGCCGACGGCATTGCCCGCAACAATGGCGGTCTCCGACCAACCCGCGTACCTGGATGACGCCGCCCGTCGCGCGGCATGGCTGAGCGCCAACGCCGGCTTTTTGACGCGCGACGCCTACGCTTCGGCGTTGACGGAGATGGGGGGGGCGCACCCCGACGGCTGGTTGGCGTGGTACGCCGCCCCGGCGGAAGGTACAATGTGGTTGGCAACGCAAGCCGGTGCGTTTCCCGCGCCGGCGTCGGAATTCCTGGCTTGGACACAAACAACCTGGCTAAACGAGGAGCGAGCGCCGTGAAAACGTTTACTGTGGAAGAAGCCAATGCCTTATTGCCGCTGTTGCGTCCACGTGTGGAGGCGTTGCTGAAACTGCGCGGCGAGATTCTGCACCATCGAAGTGAAGTGCTGGCGATTGTCGAAGGGGCGGAAGGCGAAGGGGGAAGCCGCTCGGCGACCGAAATGGCAGACCGCTTTCGCCGTATGCAAATGCTGGTGGAGAGCATTCAACGTTTCGGCGTCGTGGTGCGTGATGTCAATAGCGGCTTGATTGATTTTCCCGCCGAGCGGCATGGTCAGCGGGTCTATCTTTGCTGGCAATATGGCGAGCCGCGTATCCTCTACTGGCATGAGGAGCATGTGGGCTACGCTGGGCGTCGTTCGATTGAAGAGTGGTGAGGAGGTGCAGCATGACGACCTACCGCCTGCGGGAAGGAAACGAGCAGGATTGGACGATAGCGCTTCGACGCCTGGCGGAACGCTCATGGGGCACATTGCCCGAACACCTGCGCCGCCGCACAAGCCCCCAACAGGTCTATCGTGAAACGGACGCCACGGCGCGCGCCATTTTGAACAGCGGCGGCTGGCATTATCTCATCGTTGCCGAGAATGAGCAGGGCGAGAATGTGGGGCATCTGTGGGTGGGCGAAGCCCGCGACAGTTTCACCGGTATCAAACGGGGCTACATTTACGATATTTTTGTCGAACCGGCGCACCGCCGACGCGGTCTTGGGCGGCGGCTCATGCTTGAAGCCGAGCGCCTCTGCCGTCAACGGGGCGACCATGAGATGGGGTTCAGTGTGGAAGTGAACAACATTGCCGCGCGGCGGTTGTATGAATCGCTGGGCTATCGAACCGAGTACCTGGTGATGAGCAAGCCGCTGGTGGATAGCGAGCGGGAGTGATGCAAAACGCCCGGCGCACCTGGTGAGTGTGGCTTTCAATTTTGCCCCCACCCCAAACCTGATTACAATCGCCCCCGATCCGGCGATGATGCGGTCACTTCGTGGGAATGTCCCCAACGCGAAGTGGCCTTTTTTTGTGCAAACTGACAGAGGAGGGTGAGATGCCACACGTTTGGGAACAGGGTCCCCCGGCTCGCCTCGTGCTCGAAGACGGTAGCGTCTGGCATGGGTACGGCTTTGGTGCTGAAGGCACACGGGTGGGCGAAGTCGTTTTCAACACCAGCATGACCGGCTACCAGGAGATTATCACCGACCCCAGTTACGCCGGGCAAATTGTGGTGATGACCGCGCCCCACATTGGCAATACGGGCGTAACGCCCGAAGATGACGAGGCGAGCCGCGCATTCCTGCGCGGCTTTGTTGTACGTGAGTACAGCCCCGTTGTCTCGAACTGGCGCGCCCGCGCTTCGTTGTCCGCTTGGCTGGCGGAACAGGAAATTGTTGCCATTCAGGGCGTTGACACACGCGCTATCACGCGCCGCCTGCGCGAAAAAGGAAGTTTGCGGGGGCTGATTACCACAGACGCCACCCGCTCTGACGCCGACTTGCTGGAAGAAGTGCGCGCCTGGCCTGGGCTGGATGGCGTGGATATGGTGCAAACCGTCACCTGCGCCGAGGCATACCACTGGACCGAGCCAACCGCCGACGCCTGGGAGTTTCGCCAGTGGCAGGCGCACGGCGATGCCGCGCCCGCGCGCCCCTTCTACGTCGTTGCGTATGACTTTGGTATCAAGCGCAACATTTTGCGCCGCCTCACAAGCCACGGTTGCCGCGTCACCGTCGTCCCGGCGCATACGCCGGCTGAAGAGGTGTTGGCGCTCAACCCGGACGGCGTTTTCCTCAGCAACGGTCCCGGCGACCCCTCGGCGCTCCCCTACGCGGTCGAAGCGACCCGCGCCCTGCTGGGGCGTGTGCCTATCTTCGGCATTTGCCTGGGGCACCAGATTTTAGGGCAGGCGCTGGGTGGGCGCACCTATCGCCTCAAATTTGGGCACCACGGCGGCAATCAGCCGGTGAAATACCTGCGCACCGGGCACGTTGAAATCAGCGCCCACAACCACAACTTCGCGGTTGACCCGGAGAGCCTTCCCCCTGATGTTGAGGTGACCCACGTCAACCTGAACGATGGCTGTTGTGAAGGGTTGCGCCATACGACCTTGCCTGCGTTCAGCGTCCAGTACCACCCCGAAGCCGCCCCCGGTCCTCACGATGCCGATTACCTGTTCGCCGAATTTGTGCGGCTGATGGCCGCTCACCGGCAAACCAAAGAAAACGTGCCAGGCGAATATCAAAAGACGCGCGAGGAGTAACCATGCCAAAACGGACTGACATTCAAAGCATTCTGGTCATCGGCGCAGGACCGATTGTCATTGGGCAGGCTGCCGAGTTTGATTACAGCGGCGCGCAAGCCGTGAAAGTGCTCAAACGTGAGGGGTATCGCGTCATTCTGGTGAACAGCAACCCCGCCACCATCATGACCGACCCCCAACTGGCGGATGCCACCTACGTTGAACCGCTCAGCCTCGACGTGTTGGAAGCCATCATCGCACGCGAACGCCCGGATGCGGTGTTGCCCACGGTGGGGGGGCAAACCGGTTTGAATCTGGGCGTGCAACTCGCCGAATCAGGTGTGCTGGAACGCTACGGCGTCGAACTGATTGGCGCGAGTTTGGAAGCCGTGCGGCTCGCCGAAGACCGCGAACGCTTCCGCCGCGCCATGGTTGACGCCGGTTTGGAAGTCCCGCTGGGGCGCATGGTGGGCTCGCTGGAAGAAGCCTTCGAGGTGGCCGATGAGATTGAACGCGCAACGGGGCGGCGCTTCCCCTTGCTGATTCGCCCCTCGTTTACGCTGGGGGGCAGCGGCGGTGGTATCGCCTTCAACGAAGAGGAGTTTGTGGACAAAGTCGAATTCGGGTTGCGCGAAAGCCCCGTGCATACCGTGCTGGTGGAAGAGAGCGTGCTCGGCTGGAAAGAGTACGAATTGGAAGTGATGCGCGACCGCGCCGACAACTTTGTGGTGATTTGTTCCATTGAAAACATTGACCCCATGGGGGTTCACACAGGCGATAGCATTACCGTTGCGCCGGCCATGACGCTCACCGACCGCGAATATCAACGCCTGCGCGATATGGCGCGCGTCGTCATGCACACGGTGGGCGTGGAAACAGGCGGCTCGAATGTGCAATTTGCCGTCAATCCGGCGGATGGGCGCACGCTCGTGATTGAGATGAACCCGCGCGTGAGCCGCTCATCGGCGCTGGCTAGCAAAGCGACGGGCTTCCCCATTGCCAAGATTGCGGCGTTGTTGGCGGTGGGGTACACGCTGGACGAAATCCGCAACGACATTACCCGCACCACGGTGGCGGCGTTCGAGCCGAGTATTGACTACGTGGTGACCAAAATCCCACGCTGGGCGTTCGAGAAGTTCCCCGGCGTTGACCCAACACTGGGACCGCAAATGAAGAGCGTCGGCGAAGTGATGGCGATAGGGCGCACGTTCAAGGAATCTCTGCTCAAAGGGTTGCAGTCGCTGGATTTGCCGCGCCCTTACTACCCAACCGGTCGCTATCGCGTCTGGGATGGTCGGCTGGAATCGCTGGCGGTGCCGCGCGCCGAGCGCATGTGGGCGCTGTGGGAAGCCCTGCGTGCCGGACACACCCCCGATGAGGTGGCGCAGGCGGCGAGCATTGACCGCTGGTGGCTCTACCAGTTAGCGCAGGTGGTGGCGCTGGAACGCGAATTGGTGCAGTATTCGCGCCTGGATGACGTTCCCGCCGAGGTGTTGCGTGTCGCCAAGCGCTACGGCTTCAGCGATGAACACATCGCCTGGCTGCTCGAAACCCCCGCGCTGGACGCCGTCACGCCCCGCCCCGCCGATGGCGGCGAAGCGGTGCGCCAGCGCCGTTTGGCGGAAGGCGTCGCCCCTACCTATCACGTTGTGGATACCTGCGCCGCCGAGTTTGAATCCTACACGCCCTATCTGTACAGTTCCTACGAAGTCGAAACCGAAGCGCCGCCAAGCACGCGCGAAAAAGTCATCATTCTGGGCGGTGGTCCCAACCGCATTGGGCAAGGTATCGAGTTCGACTATTGCTGTGTCCATGCCGCCTGGGCTATGCAGGACGACGGCTATGAAGCCGTCATGGTCAACTGCAACCCTGAAACCGTAAGCACGGACTACGACACGTCCGACCGCCTCTACTTTGAGCCGCTGACGCCCGAACACGTGCGCAACATTTGCGAACGCGAACAGCCGCTCAAAGGCGTCATCGTGCAGTTTGGGGGACAGACGCCGCTCAACCTGGTGGAAGCGCTGGACAAAGCGGGTATCCCCATTCTCGGCACGCCGCCGGACGCCATTCATCTGGCGGAAGACCGTGGGCGCTTTGGGGCGCTGTTGAAAGAGTTGGGCATTCCCAGCCCGGCGTGGGGTGTGGCGCGTTCGCTGGAAGAAGCGCAGCGCGTCGCCGCCGAGATTGGGTACCCCGTGGTGGTGCGCCCTTCGTATGTGCTGGGTGGGCGCGCCATGGCGATTGTGTACGACGAGGCGCACCTGGCGCAGTTCATCGAAGCGGCGTTTGAAGCCGCACCGGGGCAATCGGTGCTGATTGACCAGTACCTGGAAGATGCGTATGAGGTGGATGTGGACGCGGTCGCCGACGGCGAGCGTGTGGTGATTGGCGGTGTGATGCAGCATATTGAGGAAGCCGGTATCCACAGCGGCGATTCCGCCTGTGTGTTGCCCCCCTACAAGATTTCCTACTTCCACCTGAGCCGCATTCGGGATTACACCGAGCGCCTGGGGCTGGCGTTGGGGGTGCGTGGGCTGATGAACGTGCAGTATGCCATCAAGGATGATGAGGTGTATGTGCTGGAAGTGAACCCGCGCGCGAGCCGTACCGTGCCGTTTGTGAGCAAGGCGACCGGTGTGCCCCTGGCGCGGCTGGCGGCGTTGGTGATGGTGGGGCATACGCTGGAAGAATTGGGGCTGACGCGCGAGCCGGATGTGCCGGGCTTTTTCGTGAAGGAAGCGGTTTTGCCCTTCAAGAAGTTCCTGGGGGTGGACGCCCTGTTGGGGCCGGAGATGCGCAGTACGGGTGAAGTGATGGGCGTTGGTTGGCGGTTTGGTGAAGCGTTCAGCAAGGCGCAGTTGGCGGCAGGCGACCGCTTGCCCACCGAGGGGACGGTTTTCATCAGCGTCAACGATTTTGACAAGGGGGCGGCGCTCAAAATCGCGCGCGACCTGCACCGCCTGGGCTTTCGCTTGCTGGCGACGCGCGGCACGGCGGCGTTTTTTGCCAACGCTGGCTTGCCGGTGGAACCGGTCAACAAAGTCAGCGAAGGCAGCCCCCATGTGGTAGACCTCATCCGCCGTGGCGAGATTCACCTCATCATCAACACCCCGCTTGGGGCGACCGCCCACGACGATGGGCGTTCCATTCGCGTCGCGGCGGTGCGCTACGGCGTCCCCCTGCTGACCACGCTCAGCGCGGCGCAAGCCGCCGTCAATGGCATTCGTGCCATGCGCGAAGCCAAATGGGATGTGCGCCCGTTGCAGGTGCTCTAACAGCCAGCGCCAGCGGCGCAAAGCAAACGGGGCGGTGGTGAGCCGCCCCGTTTTGCGTTCAGCAGGGGGGAAGAAGGCGGCGCGTTAGCGCCAGGTGTCGGTACGGGTCAGGCTTCCGCCTGATGGTGTGGTGAATGTGCGATTGCCGCCGCTTTCCCAGACGACGGAGCCGCCATCCTTCTTGATGTACTTGTATTCGACCCACGTGTTTGCAGGTAGTTGAACGGTGCCGCGCCAGCGTGGGTAGGCGCTTGCCGAAAGCGGCACCGCCTGGGCGGTGTTCCAACTCCCCAGTGCGGGAATGTTGCCCACGACATAGACATTTTGCCCCCAATACGTGGTCGCGTACACGTCGAACGTGACCGCAACGCTGTTGCTCACTTTGCTGTTGGCGTGAATGGCGACGGCGCTCATCGGCGGCACCGAGAACGACGCTGTGCCGTCTGCGTTGACCGTGATGGTGTTGCCGGTGCAACTGCTGCCGTTGCGTTCGCCGCTGATCACGTCGCAGTACGTCCCTGCGGGCATGCCTGTCTGCAACGTTTGCGAAAGCCACTTCGACGTGTCGCGGTTGATGACCACAAATCCCAAATCCCCACGCCCGAACGCAATCTGGTTGTAGCCGTCGGTCCACCAATTGCTGACGTAGAACGCCGGCGCTGTCACATTGCGAAATTCAACCATGTTGGCGATGGGACGCCAGCGGTGTTCACACTTCCACTCAGCGCCAAAGCAGTTGAGCGAGCCGTCCGGGTTGTGGACGGGCTTGGTGGTCCCGTCGCTGTACGACGGCGGTCCCTGGTCGCGGTGGGAGAACTCATAACTCGACATAATGCGCGGGTAGCCGTAAGGCCATGCCAGCATGAAGACGTTGGCGAGATCGTACAGCGTGCCGTTCTTGTAGGTCACGACGTCGCCGCCGCCGCCGTGCCCCCGCTGGTTATCGTGGTTATCCACAAAAACCAGGGCTTTATCGCTGGGCATGAACCCCCATGCTTCGCCGAACGAGGAGAGCCACGAGAGTTGTCCATGCAAGAAAACGTTGCCCAGCGAGGTGCTGTAATCGAATTCGGTCACGTCGCCGTTTTGGAAGTATTCGTCGCCCGTGATGGGTTCACCCGCGGCTTCGATAACTTCCTGATAGATGTAGGGCGAGCCGTTCACACGCGCGAGAATGGCGGCAATATCGTTCGTGTTCATGTGCTTGGCGGCGTCAATGCGAAAGCCATCCACGCCAATGCTCACCAGGTCGTTCAGGTACGCGGCAATCGTGTTGCGCACGTATTCCGAACCGGTGTTGAGGTCGGCCAGGTTGACCAGTTCGCAGTTTTGCACCTGGTAGCGGTCACTGTACGACTGAATTTCGTTGCCCGGTGTGCCGCAGTAGTGGAAATCCCACGGCGCATAGTTGGGGTAATCGTAGTGGGTGTAGGTGGAACCCGCCGAGCCGACGCCGCTTTCTTGCCCCGTCATGTGGTTGATGACAGCGTCCACGTACACGTCCACACCGGCGGCGTGGCACCGCTGAACCATGTCAATGAACGCCTGCCGGTCGCCGCTGCGACTGACGAGTTGATACGAGACGGGTTGATACCGTTGCCACCAGGGGTAAGGTCCCCCGTCGGATGAGGTGACGATGGCATGTTCCTGCGGTGGGGAAACTTGCACAGCGGCAAACCCTTTCGGTCCGAGAAACTGCTCACATTCGAGCGCGATGTCTTCCCAACGCCATTCAAACAGGTGTACGGCAACCGTCCGCGTAGGCCCTTGGGCGAACGCAGGGCGCGGCGACGCCCAGAGCCAGAAAGCAACAACCAGGGCGCTGACAACCCAAACAACACGTAGACACGCAAAACGTGGACGTATCATGCCTTCTCTCCTTTGAACCTATTCAGTTGTCCGGCAGTTGATGGAATGGGGGGAAGCAGACGGCGGAAGTGTCGGCCGCAACCAAAAGGGAACGATTTTGAGAGCCAATAGAGAACGTTCCCAAAACGATTATAAAACAAGAGTGTGTCAATTCGATAGTACCACGGTACTACTACAATGTGTTGTTTTCGGGGCGAAAGTCCGCCGGTTTTTTCCCACATGTAAGCGGCATGTTGTCGAAAAATCGCTTTGCTTGTATGCTAGCCCCCCGTAGAAAAACCATGACATCGAGGATTGGCTATGCGCACAGAGGCTCGCATCACCCCGCGAGGGTGTCTTTCCGTGTTGGCGCTTGCTCTGGTTGTGGGGCTTTTTTGCTTTGTGGTTGGGCTGGTTGTTCAACTTGGGTGGCGCACCGCGCGAGCGCCCAAAGTGCGCCCTGAAATGACGGTAACGCCGCTTGGCGTGCCGGACGTGGAAACAGTGGCGACGCTCACGCCCACATCCACGGCTACACCCGAACCAACCGCCACGCCTGAGCCGACCGCCACGCCCACGCCGACGCACACGCCCACGCCAGAGCCTGAGTTCGAGGTTTATGTGGTGCAGTCGGGGGATACGCTGGCTAAGATTGCCCAGGAATTTGGCGTGACGGTGGAAGCCATTCTGGAAGCCAACCCCGAGATTGAAGACCCCAGCCGCATCGTTGTGGGGCAAGAAATTCGCATTCCACGCTAGCCCATGCACGTTCTGCTGATTGAGCCGTACGATATGGGGTCGCATGCGGTGTGGGCGCGGGGCGTCCAGCGGTACAGCGCCCACACCGTGGAGTTGTTGACGCTTCCGGGGCGCTTCTGGAAATGGCGCATGCATGGCGCGGCGGTAACGCTGGCGCCCAACATTCTGGCGCGTGAACGTATGCCCGACCTCATTGTGGCGACGGACATGCTCGATGTCACTACGCTTCTGGCGCTTACCCGTGCACGCACGGCGCAGACCCCCGTGCTGACCTACTTCCACGAGAACCAGCTCACCTACCCGTTTCCCCCCGGCACCAAGCGCGATTTGCACTATGGCTGGATCAATTACGTCTCGGCGCTGGCGTCCAACGCGGTGGCGTTCAATTCCGCCTATCATCGTGATGAATTCTTCGTTGAATTGCCTCGTCTTCTGAAACATTTTCCCGACTACAACAACCTGGAAACCATCGAAGACGTGCGGGCGCGGAGCGTCGTTTTGCATCCCGGGCTTGATTTGGGCTGGATTGACGAACCGGAGCCGCCGGGCGTCGCCGACGACCTTCCGCCGCGCGGGAGCCAGCCGCCGCTC from Ardenticatena maritima harbors:
- a CDS encoding C45 family peptidase, which produces MSMVKGALGRILVVAALALLVWPPMTTPLFPPPTPLPDGALAFEQGRLLTREGWLVLVLEGAPYEMGVQQGVLLGARLRGLLQDVVYPALLDAGWDGATLLRVARASFSAWPAWAQEEARGVAAGAGIALHDVVLLNAWPFMLIDPPALHADLARWSPPFRVDAEMALAARPLPEPPAPWPTRPLVSPVQAPLAGVLWAAGGEVNATREWLAGGYLSAPPSAPYGLVVVRRPPAGRASLGVALPGWVGVQVGMQDGGLTIGWAPLPTQDRAVAGAPPQVLVQAALSAAHTHEDVPEIVLGTPRLVGGDLLAVDAEGALRVLFSGRMFAVETADAMLVAPTALPATMAVSDQPAYLDDAARRAAWLSANAGFLTRDAYASALTEMGGAHPDGWLAWYAAPAEGTMWLATQAGAFPAPASEFLAWTQTTWLNEERAP
- the carA gene encoding glutamine-hydrolyzing carbamoyl-phosphate synthase small subunit; the encoded protein is MPHVWEQGPPARLVLEDGSVWHGYGFGAEGTRVGEVVFNTSMTGYQEIITDPSYAGQIVVMTAPHIGNTGVTPEDDEASRAFLRGFVVREYSPVVSNWRARASLSAWLAEQEIVAIQGVDTRAITRRLREKGSLRGLITTDATRSDADLLEEVRAWPGLDGVDMVQTVTCAEAYHWTEPTADAWEFRQWQAHGDAAPARPFYVVAYDFGIKRNILRRLTSHGCRVTVVPAHTPAEEVLALNPDGVFLSNGPGDPSALPYAVEATRALLGRVPIFGICLGHQILGQALGGRTYRLKFGHHGGNQPVKYLRTGHVEISAHNHNFAVDPESLPPDVEVTHVNLNDGCCEGLRHTTLPAFSVQYHPEAAPGPHDADYLFAEFVRLMAAHRQTKENVPGEYQKTREE
- a CDS encoding DUF1028 domain-containing protein, producing MPILSTFSIVAYDPETQSWGVAVQSKFLAAGAVVPYAEAGAGAVATQSYANLRYGPLGLHMMRLGMSAEETIAALTAGDPGRAKRQVGVVDREGRAAAFTGDECYPWAGHRVGDHFACQGNILAGPQVVDAMFETFRDSRSEFPLRLIEALAAGQAMGGDRRGQQAAGLLVVRAGAGYGGFNDVAVDLRVDDHERPIDRLRELYDLHTLYFGESPESEQEPLTEDLIRELVRIAQRAGHYTGEVVGTLTREVREALDALMGTENLEMRWHPDERRIDRPALAFLRKRFKQE
- a CDS encoding DUF2203 domain-containing protein codes for the protein MKTFTVEEANALLPLLRPRVEALLKLRGEILHHRSEVLAIVEGAEGEGGSRSATEMADRFRRMQMLVESIQRFGVVVRDVNSGLIDFPAERHGQRVYLCWQYGEPRILYWHEEHVGYAGRRSIEEW
- a CDS encoding PspA/IM30 family protein, whose protein sequence is MGLLSQFMTIIRAKISQLLEGAEDPAATLDYSYQRQLQLLQNVKRGLVEVVTSRRRLELQAEKLREKITKLEDQARQALAAGREDLARLALQRKQTAAMQLADLEQQIQQLAAEQQRLQDAEARLEAKIEAFRTRKETIKAQYSAAEAQVKINEAVTGLGEEMADITMAIERIESKTEEMKARASAIDELVSIGALEDFTGEDAISRELRQLSAGQSVDEELEALRRQLEAPAEPPQLTDGEEA
- a CDS encoding GNAT family N-acetyltransferase; this translates as MTTYRLREGNEQDWTIALRRLAERSWGTLPEHLRRRTSPQQVYRETDATARAILNSGGWHYLIVAENEQGENVGHLWVGEARDSFTGIKRGYIYDIFVEPAHRRRGLGRRLMLEAERLCRQRGDHEMGFSVEVNNIAARRLYESLGYRTEYLVMSKPLVDSERE
- a CDS encoding threonine synthase, giving the protein MQRTSFLSHLECGWCGATYDADRLWNLCPACERPLLARYDLEAARQAFPREALRGREPTLWRYTEMLPVRDPAYRLTLGEGFTPLLPFKRLGARLGLTHLYAKDEGLNPTASFKARGLCMAVSRAAELGVSRLAIPTAGNAGSALAAYAARAGIPAHVFAPADVPPVFVAEMRALGAEVTLVEGLITDAARFVREGVAAGRWFDVSTLKEPYRVEGKKTMGYELAEQFGWRLPDVIVYPTGGGTGLVGMWKAFAEMEALGWIDDKRPRMVSVQSAGCAPIVRAFQQGADTAEPWENAATIADGLRVPAAVGDFLILRAIRESGGTAVAVSDDEIRAAQREIGAQEGVFVAPEAAATWAAVQHLVRDAWIAPDERVVLFLTGSGLKYTHLVQDA